The Helicoverpa armigera isolate CAAS_96S chromosome 18, ASM3070526v1, whole genome shotgun sequence genome has a window encoding:
- the Unc-104 gene encoding kinesin-like protein unc-104 isoform X6: MSSVKVAVRVRPFNSREIARECKCIIEMSGNTTVITNPKAPPGSKDGAKSFNFDFSYWSHNPSDPEFSSQVMVYKDIGEEMLQHAFDGYNICIFAYGQTGAGKSYTMMGSGKDGQEGIIPQICKDLFRRIRQTTSDDLKYSVEVSYMEIYCERVRDLLNPKNKGNLRVREHPALGPYVEDLSKLAVTSYQDIYDLIDEGNKARTVAATNMNETSSRSHAVFTIFFTQQRHDQTTNLMSEKVSKISLVDLAGSERADSTGAKGTRLKEGANINKSLTTLGKVISALAEIASKSKKSKKADFIPYRDSVLTWLLRENLGGNSKTAMIAAISPADINFDETLSTLRYADRAKQIVCKAVVNEDANAKLIRELKEEILKLRELLKAEGIEVEEGPDGKVLYEKKEQPTREENNSSPQRKKSEAEVLSPKLSRAATTIAEEAVDQLQASEKLIAELNETWEEKLKRTEQIRVQREAVFAEMGLAVKEGGITVGIYSPKKTPHLVNLNEDPNLSECLIYYIKNGVTRVGTSEANVPQDIQLSGSHILSEHCIFENTDGVILLIPHRDALIYVNGRELTEPVILKSGSRVILGKNHVFRFTHPGQPREEPVNKENKELTDTASSNESDSGSTDADGKNVDWDYAQCELLEKQGIDLKAEMQKRLMALEEQFRREKEHADQQFEEQRKNYEARIDALQRQVEEQSVTMSMYSSYTPEDFHNDEDIFVNPLFETECWSAREVGLAAWAFRKWKYHQFTSLRDDLWGNAIFLKEANAISVELRKKVQFQFTLLTDTPYSPLPAELAPRDDADDEYRPSAPTVVAVEVTDTKNGATHYWTLEKLRHRLELMRQIYNMNECACDDEPLVLAPAPLPAVPPQPDILHCISACAQQTRLSLANLLPSRQRLELMREMYHNEAELSPTSPDHNIESVTGGDPFYDRFPWFRLVGRSFVYLSNLLYPVPLIHKVAIVNEKGDVKGYLRVAVQAVIDAEKNNAEFAAGVKQSAKISFDDDVAPVRRAKLSAVDKNNAINLDERIGDVPDSNIKIEELAMGECDADSGRGDSSLASELKEEDLPEHLTLGKEFTFRVTVLQAHSVSTDYADVFCQFNFLHRNEDAFSTEPVKNAGKNTPLGFYHVQNITVPVTKSFVEYIKTQPIVFEVFGHYQQHPLHKDAKQDGPVGGRTPPRRMLPPSIPISAPVRSPKWGAAAVAAPCCSSHLHSKHDLLVWFEICELAPNGEYVPAVVEHSDELPCRGLYLLHQGIQRRIRITILHEPSQDLQWTDVRELVVGRIRNSPEANEDTTDGDEDGALSLGLFPGERPTLDDRAVFRFEAAWDSSLHGSPLLNRVSANGEVVYITLSAYLEVDNCSRPAIITKDLSLVVVGREARTGRSLRRALFGSRAARADHITGVYELSLHRALEPGVQRRQRRVLDTSGTYVRGEENLHGWRPRGDSLIFDHQWELEKMTRLEQVGRTRHLLALRERLRHGHENTVAPNDFTKTEKEVCNMAAKAASESARDESLYEPWDMTPREKELATKYIKLIQGRIGSGKEVETAASPATPVDEGVSADISTPSLLSSIHSASSIELCSPERGLLEKSVAGWAGSHAAVSPHAAALYVPDCEEVRVSAAVARRGHLNVLQHGTHGWKKRWLVVRRPYVFIYRDERDPIERAVINLANAHVEYSEDQEQMVRMPNTFSVVSKERGYLLQTLGDKEVHDWLYAINPLLAGQISCVRSGLARGGAATRRRRHETPSSWSLSSFFKCVSDGTLAHRALQRH, translated from the exons tgaTAACAAACCCGAAGGCACCTCCTGGCAGCAAGGATGGCGCAAAAAGCTTCAATTTTGACTTTTCATACTGGTCACACAAC cCAAGCGACCCAGAATTTTCGTCACAAGTCATGGTGTACAAAGACATCGGCGAGGAGATGTTACAGCATGCTTTCGACG GCTACAACATATGCATATTCGCATACGGACAAACCGGTGCGGGCAAGTCCTACACAATGATGGGCAGCGGCAAGGATGGCCAGGAAGGCATCATCCCACAGATCTGCAAGGATCTGTTCCGACGCATCAGGCAGACCACCTCCGATGACTTGAAATACTCG GTGGAAGTCTCCTACATGGAGATATACTGCGAGAGAGTTCGCGATCTCCTCAACCCGAAGAACAAGGGCAATTTGAGGGTCCGTGAGCACCCTGCGCTCGGACCCTACGTGGAGGACCTCAGCAAACTGGCGGTCACCTCCTACCAGGATATATACGACCTCATCGATGAGGGGAACAAGGCTAG GACTGTGGCAGCGACAAACATGAACGAGACCTCGTCACGTTCTCACGCTGTCTTCACCATATTCTTCACGCAGCAGAGGCATGATCAGACCACTAATCTTATGTCGGAGAAG GTGTCGAAAATCTCGCTGGTGGACTTGGCAGGTTCCGAGCGAGCTGACTCGACAGGAGCCAAGGGCACGCGTCTCAAGGAAGGCGCGAACATCAACAAGTCACTCACAACCCTCGGGAAAGTCATCTCGGCACTCGCTGAAATT GCGTCAAAGAGTAAGAAGTCGAAGAAGGCAGACTTCATTCCGTACCGTGACTCGGTGCTGACGTGGCTGCTGCGGGAGAACCTCGGAGGCAACTCCAAGACGGCCATGATAGCCGCTATATCGCCCGCCGATATTAACTTTGATGAAACTCTTAGTACACTCAG ATACGCCGACCGAGCCAAACAGATTGTCTGCAAAGCGGTTGTCAACGAGGACGCGAACGCGAAACTCATTCGCGAACTCAAGGAGGAAATACTCAAGCTTCGCGAGTTACTCAAAGCTGAGGGCATCGAGGTCGAAGAAG GACCAGATGGTAAAGTCCTTTATGAAAAGAAAGAACAGCCTACCA GAGAAGAGAACAACTCTTCGCCGCAGCGCAAGAAGAGCGAGGCTGAAGTGCTATCGCCGAAGCTGTCCCGAGCCGCCACAACTATTGCCGAAGAGGCTGTGGATCAGTTGCAGGCTTCGGAGAAACTTATTGCGG AACTAAACGAAACATGGGAAGAGAAGCTAAAGCGCACGGAACAGATTCGCGTCCAACGCGAGGCGGTCTTCGCGGAGATGGGTCTCGCCGTCAAGGAGGGAGGCATTACGGTCGGCATCTACTCGCCTAAGAAGACCCCTCATCTCGTCAACTTGAATGAAGACCCTAACCTGTCGGAGTGTCTcatttattatatcaaaaatG GCGTGACCCGTGTCGGTACATCAGAAGCGAACGTGCCTCAAGACATCCAACTGTCAGGCTCCCATATTCTGAGCGAGCACTGCATCTTCGAGAACACGGACGGAGTCATACTCCTCATTCCTCATAGAGATGCGCTTATCTATGTGAATGGACGTGAG CTAACCGAACCAGTGATCCTCAAGTCCGGTTCCCGCGTGATCCTGGGCAAGAACCACGTGTTCCGCTTCACTCACCCCGGACAGCCGCGCGAGGAGCCTGTCAACAAGGAGAATAAGGAGCTCACTGATACTGCTAGCAGTAATGAGAGTGACt CCGGCAGCACAGACGCGGACGGCAAGAACGTGGACTGGGACTACGCGCAATGCGAACTGCTGGAGAAACAAGGCATCGACTTGAAGGCCGAGATGCAGAAGCGCCTGATGGCTCTCGAGGAGCAGTTCCGCAGGGAGAAGGAGCATGCTGACCAGCAGTTTGAGGAGCAGCGCAAG aacTACGAAGCCCGCATCGATGCTCTGCAGCGTCAGGTGGAGGAGCAGAGCGTCACCATGTCTATGTACAGCTCCTACACGCCTGAAGACTTCCATAACGACGAGGATATATTCG TGAACCCGCTATTCGAGACGGAATGCTGGTCAGCCCGCGAGGTGGGTCTGGCGGCGTGGGCCTTCCGCAAGTGGAAGTACCACCAGTTCACCTCGCTGCGAGACGACTTGTGGGGCAATGCTATCTTCCTCAAG GAAGCCAACGCAATCTCAGTAGAACTGCGCAAGAAAGTCCAGTTCCAATTCACTCTGCTAACGGACACCCCCTACTCGCCCCTCCCCGCGGAACTCGCTCCGCGCGACGACGCGGATGACGAGTATCGCCCCTCCGCGCCCACCGTGGTCGCCGTCGAGGTCACTGACACTAAGAACGGAGCTACACATTATTGGACGCTCGAGAAGTTACG CCACCGCCTGGAGCTCATGCGTCAGATATACAACATGAACGAGTGCGCGTGCGACGACGAGCCGCTCGTGCTGGCGCCGGCGCCGCTGCCGGCCGTGCCCCCGCAGCCAGACATACTGCACTGTATATCTGCGTGCGCGCAGCAGACGCGACTGTCGCTAGCCAACCTGCTGCCCTCCAG ACAACGGCTGGAGCTGATGCGTGAGATGTACCACAATGAGGCGGAGTTGTCTCCCACTTCGCCTGATCACAACATCGAGTCTGTGACCGGTGGGGACCCCTTCTATGACAGATTCCCGTGGTTCCGTCTAGTTGGACG GAGCTTCGTATACCTATCGAACCTGCTGTACCCCGTTCCGCTCATTCACAAGGTGGCCATCGTGAATGAGAAAGGAGACGTCAAGGGCTACCTGCGGGTAGCCGTGCAGGCTGTTATCGACGCTGAGAAGA ACAACGCAGAATTCGCAGCGGGCGTAAAGCAGTCGGCCAAGATATCGTTCGACGACGACGTAGCGCCGGTCCGACGCGCCAAGCTGTCGGCTGTGGATAAGAATAATGCGATCAACCTCGACGAGCGCATCGGTGATGTGCCTGACTCTAATATCAAGATTGAAG AACTGGCAATGGGCGAATGCGACGCAGACAGCGGCCGCGGCGACAGTTCCCTCGCCTCCGAGCTGAAGGAGGAAGACCTGCCGGAACACCTGACCCTCGGCAAGGAGTTCACCTTCCGCGTCACCGTGCTGCAAGCCCACAGCGTGTCTACTGACTACGCTGACGTCTTCTGCCAGTTCAA TTTCCTACACCGCAACGAAGACGCATTCTCGACTGAGCCCGTTAAGAATGCGGGCAAGAACACACCGCTAGGATTCTACCATGTGCAAAAT ATCACAGTGCCGGTAACGAAATCATTCGTGGAGTACATAAAGACGCAGCCGATAGTGTTCGAGGTGTTCGGTCACTACCAGCAACACCCGCTGCACAAG GACGCAAAACAAGACGGGCCCGTCGGCGGACGTACACCCCCACGCCGCATGCTGCCCCCCTCCATCCCCATCTCGGCCCCCGTACGGAGCCCTAAGTGGGGCGCGGCGGCGGTAGCGGCTCCCTGCTGCAGCTCGCATCTGCACTCCAAGCACGACCTGCTTGTGTGGTTCGAGATCTGCGAGCTAGCTCCCAATGGGGAGTATGTGCCTGCT GTGGTAGAGCACTCAGACGAGCTGCCCTGCCGAGGCCTGTACCTGCTGCACCAGGGCATCCAGCGACGCATCCGCATCACCATCCTGCACGAGCCCTCGCAGGACCTgcagtggactgacgtcaggGAACTCGTCGTCG GGCGTATCCGCAACTCTCCCGAAGCTAACGAGGACACAACAGATGGTGACGAGGACGGAGCCCTATCTCTCGGACTGTTCCCCGGAGAGAGGCCTACGCTTGATGACCGCGCTGTATTCAG GTTCGAAGCTGCGTGGGACAGTAGCCTGCACGGGTCGCCGCTGCTGAACAGGGTCAGCGCCAACGGTGAAGTCGTCTACATCACACTCAGCGCTTATCTCGAG GTGGACAACTGCAGCCGCCCCGCCATCATCACCAAGGACCTATCCCTGGTGGTGGTAGGTCGCGAGGCCCGCACGGGACGGTCGCTTCGCCGCGCTCTGTTCGGCTCGCGAGCTGCGCGAGCTGACCACATCACCGGCGTCTACGAGCTCAGTCTGCACCGAGCTTTGGAGCCAG GAGTACAACGTCGTCAGCGCCGAGTATTGGACACGAGCGGCACGTATGTGCGCGGCGAAGAGAATCTACACGGATGGAGACCGCGCGGAGACTCGCTCATATTTGATCATCAA TGGGAGTTGGAGAAGATGACCCGGCTAGAGCAGGTGGGGCGCACGCGACACCTGCTGGCGCTGCGCGAGCGCCTGCGCCACGGACACGAGAACACCGTCGCGCCCAACGACTTCACCAAGACAGAGAAG GAGGTATGCAACATGGCCGCTAAGGCCGCGTCGGAGAGCGCTCGCGACGAGTCGCTGTACGAGCCGTGGGACATGACGCCGCGGGAGAAGGAACTCGCCACCAAGTACATCAAGCTTATACAAG GCAGGATAGGGTCAGGCAAGGAGGTGGAGACGGCGGCGTCCCCCGCGACGCCGGTGGACGAGGGCGTGTCGGCCGACATCTCCACGCCCAGTCTGCTCTCCTCCATACACAGCGCCAGCAGCATAGA ACTATGCTCCCCGGAGCGCGGTCTCCTGGAGAAGTCAGTGGCGGGGTGGGCGGGCAGCCACGCGGCCGTGTCGCCGCACGCGGCGGCGCTGTACGTGCCCGACTGCGAGGAGGTGCGCGTGTCCGCCGCCGTCGCCAGGCGCGGACACCTCAACGTGCTGCAGCATGGGACTCATGGCTGGAAGAAACGCTGGCTG GTGGTCCGCCGGCCATACGTGTTCATCTACCGCGACGAGCGCGACCCCATCGAGCGAGCCGTCATCAACCTCGCCAACGCTCACGTCGAGTACTCCGAGGACCAGGAGCAGATGGTCCGCATGCCCAACACCTTCAG CGTGGTGAGTAAGGAGCGCGGCTACTTACTGCAGACCCTCGGCGACAAGGAAGTGCACGACTGGCTGTATGCCATCAACCCGCTGCTGGCCGGCCAGATCAG TTGTGTGCGGTCAGGTCTCGCTCGGGGCGGCGCGGCGACAAGGCGGCGGCGCCATGAGACGCCCTCATCATGGAGTCTATCCTCGTTTTTTAAATGCGTCTCCGATGGAACGCTCGCTCATCGCGCCTTGCAAAGGCATTGA
- the Unc-104 gene encoding kinesin-like protein unc-104 isoform X3, giving the protein MSSVKVAVRVRPFNSREIARECKCIIEMSGNTTVITNPKAPPGSKDGAKSFNFDFSYWSHNPSDPEFSSQVMVYKDIGEEMLQHAFDGYNICIFAYGQTGAGKSYTMMGSGKDGQEGIIPQICKDLFRRIRQTTSDDLKYSVEVSYMEIYCERVRDLLNPKNKGNLRVREHPALGPYVEDLSKLAVTSYQDIYDLIDEGNKARTVAATNMNETSSRSHAVFTIFFTQQRHDQTTNLMSEKVSKISLVDLAGSERADSTGAKGTRLKEGANINKSLTTLGKVISALAEIASKSKKSKKADFIPYRDSVLTWLLRENLGGNSKTAMIAAISPADINFDETLSTLRYADRAKQIVCKAVVNEDANAKLIRELKEEILKLRELLKAEGIEVEEGPDGKVLYEKKEQPTREENNSSPQRKKSEAEVLSPKLSRAATTIAEEAVDQLQASEKLIAELNETWEEKLKRTEQIRVQREAVFAEMGLAVKEGGITVGIYSPKKTPHLVNLNEDPNLSECLIYYIKNGVTRVGTSEANVPQDIQLSGSHILSEHCIFENTDGVILLIPHRDALIYVNGRELTEPVILKSGSRVILGKNHVFRFTHPGQPREEPVNKENKELTDTASSNESDSGSTDADGKNVDWDYAQCELLEKQGIDLKAEMQKRLMALEEQFRREKEHADQQFEEQRKNYEARIDALQRQVEEQSVTMSMYSSYTPEDFHNDEDIFVNPLFETECWSAREVGLAAWAFRKWKYHQFTSLRDDLWGNAIFLKEANAISVELRKKVQFQFTLLTDTPYSPLPAELAPRDDADDEYRPSAPTVVAVEVTDTKNGATHYWTLEKLRHRLELMRQIYNMNECACDDEPLVLAPAPLPAVPPQPDILHCISACAQQTRLSLANLLPSRQRLELMREMYHNEAELSPTSPDHNIESVTGGDPFYDRFPWFRLVGRSFVYLSNLLYPVPLIHKVAIVNEKGDVKGYLRVAVQAVIDAEKTGVKQSAKISFDDDVAPVRRAKLSAVDKNNAINLDERIGDVPDSNIKIEELAMGECDADSGRGDSSLASELKEEDLPEHLTLGKEFTFRVTVLQAHSVSTDYADVFCQFNFLHRNEDAFSTEPVKNAGKNTPLGFYHVQNITVPVTKSFVEYIKTQPIVFEVFGHYQQHPLHKVSALDAKQDGPVGGRTPPRRMLPPSIPISAPVRSPKWGAAAVAAPCCSSHLHSKHDLLVWFEICELAPNGEYVPAVVEHSDELPCRGLYLLHQGIQRRIRITILHEPSQDLQWTDVRELVVGRIRNSPEANEDTTDGDEDGALSLGLFPGERPTLDDRAVFRFEAAWDSSLHGSPLLNRVSANGEVVYITLSAYLEVDNCSRPAIITKDLSLVVVGREARTGRSLRRALFGSRAARADHITGVYELSLHRALEPGVQRRQRRVLDTSGTYVRGEENLHGWRPRGDSLIFDHQWELEKMTRLEQVGRTRHLLALRERLRHGHENTVAPNDFTKTEKEVCNMAAKAASESARDESLYEPWDMTPREKELATKYIKLIQGRIGSGKEVETAASPATPVDEGVSADISTPSLLSSIHSASSIELCSPERGLLEKSVAGWAGSHAAVSPHAAALYVPDCEEVRVSAAVARRGHLNVLQHGTHGWKKRWLVVRRPYVFIYRDERDPIERAVINLANAHVEYSEDQEQMVRMPNTFSVVSKERGYLLQTLGDKEVHDWLYAINPLLAGQIRLQAILPLRQKHQPLQPKVSLGAARRQGGGAMRRPHHGVYPRFLNASPMERSLIAPCKGIETARRHSFRN; this is encoded by the exons tgaTAACAAACCCGAAGGCACCTCCTGGCAGCAAGGATGGCGCAAAAAGCTTCAATTTTGACTTTTCATACTGGTCACACAAC cCAAGCGACCCAGAATTTTCGTCACAAGTCATGGTGTACAAAGACATCGGCGAGGAGATGTTACAGCATGCTTTCGACG GCTACAACATATGCATATTCGCATACGGACAAACCGGTGCGGGCAAGTCCTACACAATGATGGGCAGCGGCAAGGATGGCCAGGAAGGCATCATCCCACAGATCTGCAAGGATCTGTTCCGACGCATCAGGCAGACCACCTCCGATGACTTGAAATACTCG GTGGAAGTCTCCTACATGGAGATATACTGCGAGAGAGTTCGCGATCTCCTCAACCCGAAGAACAAGGGCAATTTGAGGGTCCGTGAGCACCCTGCGCTCGGACCCTACGTGGAGGACCTCAGCAAACTGGCGGTCACCTCCTACCAGGATATATACGACCTCATCGATGAGGGGAACAAGGCTAG GACTGTGGCAGCGACAAACATGAACGAGACCTCGTCACGTTCTCACGCTGTCTTCACCATATTCTTCACGCAGCAGAGGCATGATCAGACCACTAATCTTATGTCGGAGAAG GTGTCGAAAATCTCGCTGGTGGACTTGGCAGGTTCCGAGCGAGCTGACTCGACAGGAGCCAAGGGCACGCGTCTCAAGGAAGGCGCGAACATCAACAAGTCACTCACAACCCTCGGGAAAGTCATCTCGGCACTCGCTGAAATT GCGTCAAAGAGTAAGAAGTCGAAGAAGGCAGACTTCATTCCGTACCGTGACTCGGTGCTGACGTGGCTGCTGCGGGAGAACCTCGGAGGCAACTCCAAGACGGCCATGATAGCCGCTATATCGCCCGCCGATATTAACTTTGATGAAACTCTTAGTACACTCAG ATACGCCGACCGAGCCAAACAGATTGTCTGCAAAGCGGTTGTCAACGAGGACGCGAACGCGAAACTCATTCGCGAACTCAAGGAGGAAATACTCAAGCTTCGCGAGTTACTCAAAGCTGAGGGCATCGAGGTCGAAGAAG GACCAGATGGTAAAGTCCTTTATGAAAAGAAAGAACAGCCTACCA GAGAAGAGAACAACTCTTCGCCGCAGCGCAAGAAGAGCGAGGCTGAAGTGCTATCGCCGAAGCTGTCCCGAGCCGCCACAACTATTGCCGAAGAGGCTGTGGATCAGTTGCAGGCTTCGGAGAAACTTATTGCGG AACTAAACGAAACATGGGAAGAGAAGCTAAAGCGCACGGAACAGATTCGCGTCCAACGCGAGGCGGTCTTCGCGGAGATGGGTCTCGCCGTCAAGGAGGGAGGCATTACGGTCGGCATCTACTCGCCTAAGAAGACCCCTCATCTCGTCAACTTGAATGAAGACCCTAACCTGTCGGAGTGTCTcatttattatatcaaaaatG GCGTGACCCGTGTCGGTACATCAGAAGCGAACGTGCCTCAAGACATCCAACTGTCAGGCTCCCATATTCTGAGCGAGCACTGCATCTTCGAGAACACGGACGGAGTCATACTCCTCATTCCTCATAGAGATGCGCTTATCTATGTGAATGGACGTGAG CTAACCGAACCAGTGATCCTCAAGTCCGGTTCCCGCGTGATCCTGGGCAAGAACCACGTGTTCCGCTTCACTCACCCCGGACAGCCGCGCGAGGAGCCTGTCAACAAGGAGAATAAGGAGCTCACTGATACTGCTAGCAGTAATGAGAGTGACt CCGGCAGCACAGACGCGGACGGCAAGAACGTGGACTGGGACTACGCGCAATGCGAACTGCTGGAGAAACAAGGCATCGACTTGAAGGCCGAGATGCAGAAGCGCCTGATGGCTCTCGAGGAGCAGTTCCGCAGGGAGAAGGAGCATGCTGACCAGCAGTTTGAGGAGCAGCGCAAG aacTACGAAGCCCGCATCGATGCTCTGCAGCGTCAGGTGGAGGAGCAGAGCGTCACCATGTCTATGTACAGCTCCTACACGCCTGAAGACTTCCATAACGACGAGGATATATTCG TGAACCCGCTATTCGAGACGGAATGCTGGTCAGCCCGCGAGGTGGGTCTGGCGGCGTGGGCCTTCCGCAAGTGGAAGTACCACCAGTTCACCTCGCTGCGAGACGACTTGTGGGGCAATGCTATCTTCCTCAAG GAAGCCAACGCAATCTCAGTAGAACTGCGCAAGAAAGTCCAGTTCCAATTCACTCTGCTAACGGACACCCCCTACTCGCCCCTCCCCGCGGAACTCGCTCCGCGCGACGACGCGGATGACGAGTATCGCCCCTCCGCGCCCACCGTGGTCGCCGTCGAGGTCACTGACACTAAGAACGGAGCTACACATTATTGGACGCTCGAGAAGTTACG CCACCGCCTGGAGCTCATGCGTCAGATATACAACATGAACGAGTGCGCGTGCGACGACGAGCCGCTCGTGCTGGCGCCGGCGCCGCTGCCGGCCGTGCCCCCGCAGCCAGACATACTGCACTGTATATCTGCGTGCGCGCAGCAGACGCGACTGTCGCTAGCCAACCTGCTGCCCTCCAG ACAACGGCTGGAGCTGATGCGTGAGATGTACCACAATGAGGCGGAGTTGTCTCCCACTTCGCCTGATCACAACATCGAGTCTGTGACCGGTGGGGACCCCTTCTATGACAGATTCCCGTGGTTCCGTCTAGTTGGACG GAGCTTCGTATACCTATCGAACCTGCTGTACCCCGTTCCGCTCATTCACAAGGTGGCCATCGTGAATGAGAAAGGAGACGTCAAGGGCTACCTGCGGGTAGCCGTGCAGGCTGTTATCGACGCTGAGAAGA CGGGCGTAAAGCAGTCGGCCAAGATATCGTTCGACGACGACGTAGCGCCGGTCCGACGCGCCAAGCTGTCGGCTGTGGATAAGAATAATGCGATCAACCTCGACGAGCGCATCGGTGATGTGCCTGACTCTAATATCAAGATTGAAG AACTGGCAATGGGCGAATGCGACGCAGACAGCGGCCGCGGCGACAGTTCCCTCGCCTCCGAGCTGAAGGAGGAAGACCTGCCGGAACACCTGACCCTCGGCAAGGAGTTCACCTTCCGCGTCACCGTGCTGCAAGCCCACAGCGTGTCTACTGACTACGCTGACGTCTTCTGCCAGTTCAA TTTCCTACACCGCAACGAAGACGCATTCTCGACTGAGCCCGTTAAGAATGCGGGCAAGAACACACCGCTAGGATTCTACCATGTGCAAAAT ATCACAGTGCCGGTAACGAAATCATTCGTGGAGTACATAAAGACGCAGCCGATAGTGTTCGAGGTGTTCGGTCACTACCAGCAACACCCGCTGCACAAGGTAAGCGCTCTA GACGCAAAACAAGACGGGCCCGTCGGCGGACGTACACCCCCACGCCGCATGCTGCCCCCCTCCATCCCCATCTCGGCCCCCGTACGGAGCCCTAAGTGGGGCGCGGCGGCGGTAGCGGCTCCCTGCTGCAGCTCGCATCTGCACTCCAAGCACGACCTGCTTGTGTGGTTCGAGATCTGCGAGCTAGCTCCCAATGGGGAGTATGTGCCTGCT GTGGTAGAGCACTCAGACGAGCTGCCCTGCCGAGGCCTGTACCTGCTGCACCAGGGCATCCAGCGACGCATCCGCATCACCATCCTGCACGAGCCCTCGCAGGACCTgcagtggactgacgtcaggGAACTCGTCGTCG GGCGTATCCGCAACTCTCCCGAAGCTAACGAGGACACAACAGATGGTGACGAGGACGGAGCCCTATCTCTCGGACTGTTCCCCGGAGAGAGGCCTACGCTTGATGACCGCGCTGTATTCAG GTTCGAAGCTGCGTGGGACAGTAGCCTGCACGGGTCGCCGCTGCTGAACAGGGTCAGCGCCAACGGTGAAGTCGTCTACATCACACTCAGCGCTTATCTCGAG GTGGACAACTGCAGCCGCCCCGCCATCATCACCAAGGACCTATCCCTGGTGGTGGTAGGTCGCGAGGCCCGCACGGGACGGTCGCTTCGCCGCGCTCTGTTCGGCTCGCGAGCTGCGCGAGCTGACCACATCACCGGCGTCTACGAGCTCAGTCTGCACCGAGCTTTGGAGCCAG GAGTACAACGTCGTCAGCGCCGAGTATTGGACACGAGCGGCACGTATGTGCGCGGCGAAGAGAATCTACACGGATGGAGACCGCGCGGAGACTCGCTCATATTTGATCATCAA TGGGAGTTGGAGAAGATGACCCGGCTAGAGCAGGTGGGGCGCACGCGACACCTGCTGGCGCTGCGCGAGCGCCTGCGCCACGGACACGAGAACACCGTCGCGCCCAACGACTTCACCAAGACAGAGAAG GAGGTATGCAACATGGCCGCTAAGGCCGCGTCGGAGAGCGCTCGCGACGAGTCGCTGTACGAGCCGTGGGACATGACGCCGCGGGAGAAGGAACTCGCCACCAAGTACATCAAGCTTATACAAG GCAGGATAGGGTCAGGCAAGGAGGTGGAGACGGCGGCGTCCCCCGCGACGCCGGTGGACGAGGGCGTGTCGGCCGACATCTCCACGCCCAGTCTGCTCTCCTCCATACACAGCGCCAGCAGCATAGA ACTATGCTCCCCGGAGCGCGGTCTCCTGGAGAAGTCAGTGGCGGGGTGGGCGGGCAGCCACGCGGCCGTGTCGCCGCACGCGGCGGCGCTGTACGTGCCCGACTGCGAGGAGGTGCGCGTGTCCGCCGCCGTCGCCAGGCGCGGACACCTCAACGTGCTGCAGCATGGGACTCATGGCTGGAAGAAACGCTGGCTG GTGGTCCGCCGGCCATACGTGTTCATCTACCGCGACGAGCGCGACCCCATCGAGCGAGCCGTCATCAACCTCGCCAACGCTCACGTCGAGTACTCCGAGGACCAGGAGCAGATGGTCCGCATGCCCAACACCTTCAG CGTGGTGAGTAAGGAGCGCGGCTACTTACTGCAGACCCTCGGCGACAAGGAAGTGCACGACTGGCTGTATGCCATCAACCCGCTGCTGGCCGGCCAGATCAG ACTCCAAGCCATTCTGCCACTGAGGCAAAAGCACCAACCCCTACAGCCAAAG GTCTCGCTCGGGGCGGCGCGGCGACAAGGCGGCGGCGCCATGAGACGCCCTCATCATGGAGTCTATCCTCGTTTTTTAAATGCGTCTCCGATGGAACGCTCGCTCATCGCGCCTTGCAAAGGCATTGAAACCGCTCGGAGGCACAGCTTTAGGAATTAA